A section of the Apostichopus japonicus isolate 1M-3 chromosome 1, ASM3797524v1, whole genome shotgun sequence genome encodes:
- the LOC139959104 gene encoding uncharacterized protein: MAFLIPINDMDESLFKCAICLNQLREPKLLPCLHRCCTDCSQSKLGGPNESFQCPKCNQKFNIPSDGLKGLKTDSHMKSLLYFIDLKSKFESEEEIECAGCSKKMKRMAYCFKCSDYLCEDCGQFHRKSRILEEHWEFVVNLKDVGLSEMMEKGMACISKAPKCPIHNDKVSDACCVTCKNIPLCIACVTTGKHSGHNIYNVSDFAQMERTKFKEEVKNLEEVRNKVCSLSLKIKTVGKQLTSNASARRSILQTQYDEEDGKWTKLLKDHEDAIKIREKGDVARLEKQLVKEMEALKVKYNKLIQERKAITKEELQVKNSKGMEISKELDILRNELHYLQQSIDQQTEQNAEELKEISDLTEQSVIMCDNLRSTASVILATHDKWSDASCMPYLRKAYKSLIDGARMEFPELESLSLIEKRDLPPLNSDKVRIPEEEDLVVNIEGSKNAAWWITGLASGRDGRIFITSESADRHAATIIYRFHNGELQHYPPKEVLRLSLHKANTAFSHSSVIFPFGEKEIRIYDDDNRSYTRKKIESIVEEWLPDLSVMGAVLDYANNQILVYTNSRDTFVLDNKLTFLYKFTLPEVISWPRNIAIRNNKLLVCDFAKRRAHIVTLYGMDASLQIEITKPDFEEGDWGPLSVCMDKKGFIYMLWEATIRYQSRCNLVQFSQDGRTLLKNKPVESDAQFVAMLDTDEGEKLVVATWTSKRLYVYGLNVVDGN, translated from the exons ATGGCTTTTCTTATTCCTATAAATGACATGGATGAAAGCTTATTTAAATGTGCAATTTGTCTAAATCAATTGAGAGAACCGAAACTTCTTCCTTGCCTGCATCGATGTTGTACGGATTGCTCACAATCAAAACTTGGAGGACCAAATGAATCATTTCAATGTCcaaaatgtaaccaaaaattTAACATACCATCTGATGGATTAAAAGGACTGAAGACAGACTCCCATATGAAATCTCTATTATATTTCATTGACCTTAAAAGTAAATTTGAAAGCGAAGAGGAAATAGAATGCGCAGGTTGCTCCAAGAAAATGAAACGTATGGCTTATTGCTTCAAATGCAGCGACTATTTGTGCGAAGATTGCGGTCAATTCCATCGCAAAAGTAGGATCCTGGAAGAGCATTGGGAGTTCGTCGTAAATCTTAAAGATGTTGGATTAAGTGAGATGATGGAGAAAGGTATGGCTTGTATTTCGAAGGCGCCAAAGTGTCCGATTCATAATGACAAAGTGTCGGATGCATGCTGTGTCACTTGCAAAAACATCCCTCTTTGCATCGCGTGCGTTACAACTGGCAAACACAGCGGCCATAACATATATAACGTTAGCGACTTTGCACAAATGGAGagaacaaaatttaaagaagaagTAAAGAACCTAGAAGAAGTTCGAAATAAGGTTTGTAGCTTATCTTTGAAAATAAAGACTGTTGGAAAACAACTTACCTCGAATGCTTCAGCGAGGAGAAGCATTCTTCAAACACAATACGACGAGGAAGATGGAAAATGGACGAAACTACTGAAAGACCATGAAGACGCTATTAAAATCCGAGAGAAGGGAGACGTAGCTCGATTAGAAAAGCAATTGGTAAAGGAAATGGAAGCacttaaagtaaaatataacaagCTTATACAAGAACGCAAAGCAATAACTAAGGAAGAACTACAAGTTAAAAATTCGAAAGGAATGGAAATATCAAAAGAGCTCGATATTTTGAGGAATGAATTGCATTATCTACAACAATCCATAGACCAACAGACAGAACAGAATGCTGAAGAACTGAAAGAGATTTCGGACTTGACTGAACAAAGCGTGATAATGTGTGATAACCTAAGATCAACGGCATCTGTTATATTGGCGACACATGACAAATGGTCGGACGCCAGCTGTATGCCATACTTGAGAAAAGCTTACAAATCTCTCATTGATGGTGCTAGGATGGAATTTCCAGAGTTGGAATCCCTTTCCTTGATTGAAAAGAGAGATCTTCCACCACTTAACAGTGACAAAGTGAGAATTCCGGAGGAGGAAGACTTGGTGGTTAATATTGAAGGAAGCAAAAATGCGGCTTGGTGGATCACCGGACTAGCAAGTGGTAGAGACGGGCGGATCTTCATCACTAGTGAATCTGCTGATAGGCATGCTGCGACAATCATCTACAGATTCCACAACGGCGAACTGCAACATTATCCGCCAAAAGAGGTTCTTCGTTTGAGTCTTCATAAAGCAAATACTGCCTTTTCACATTCATCGGTCATTTTCCCATTTGGAGAAAAGGAAATCCGTatttatgatgatgataacCGTTCTtacacaagaaagaaaatagaaagtaTAGTGGAGGAATGGCTACCTGATCTATCTGTAATGGGCGCAGTTCTCGACTATGCTAACAATCAGATCTTGGTGTATACTAACAGCAGGGATACATTTGTTCTCGATAATAAACTGACCTTCCTTTACAAGTTTACATTACCAGAAGTGATCAGTTGGCCCAGAAATATTGCAATTCGCAATAACAAGCTACTTGTTTGTGATTTTGCTAAAAGACGTGCGCATATTGTGACTCTATATGGGATGGATGCTTCTTTACAAATTGAGATCACGAAACCGGATTTTGAAGAGGGCGACTGGGGACCTCTTAGTGTTTGCATGGATAAGAAAGGTTTCATCTACATGCTTTGGGAGGCAACCATCAGATATCAATCTCGATGTAACCTGGTGCAGTTTAGTCAAGATGGTCGAACCTTGCTGAAGAATAAACCAGTGGAATCTGATGCACAATTTGTTGCAATGTTGGATACAGACGAGGGCGAGAAACTTGTGGTGGCCACTTGGACTTCAAAGAGGCTATACGTCTACGGATTG AACGTAGTAGACGGAAACTGA